Genomic window (Flavobacterium oreochromis):
AAAAAATAATAGCCTGAGGGTTATGGAGGAATTTTATCATTCATTAGCATTTAAAAGTATTGCAAACAATAGTTTTGACGGAGTAAAATACAATTCGATAAGAGACCGATTAGTTACTATAAATCCGTGTTATTTCGAAGCAATTTTCAAAAGTTGCTTGAAACAATTTCAAAATAAATATCTTAATAAAAAGCACAACATCATTGCTTTCGACTCTACTTTAGTCAGTATTTCTTCTAAATTATTTGAAGAAGGAATGCAGATTAACAAACAAGGAGATAAAAGATTTGTGAAATTTAGTATGGCTTTTTCGAATGTTCCTATACACTCAAAGATATTTACAGAACAAGCTTTCGTTTCTGAAGATTTTGCTTTAAAAGATTTGATAAATGAATGTCCCCTAAGTCCAGAAAATATATTGGTCTTTGACCGCGGACTTCAGGCAAGAAGTGCATTTGAAAGTTTTAATAACCAGAATTTTATTTTTGTTACTCGTCTTAATAATTATACTCGATTTGATATAGTTGAGGAATTTAAAATAGTTCAAAACGAAACAGAAAGATTATATATTGAAAGAGATTTGAAGATCATATTGTTTGATAAACGAAATAAAAAAACAACTTCATTTTTAAGGTTAATCATTGCAAGAGAAAAGGAAAGTAATGAAATATTCTATTTTTTAAGTAATAGTAATGACCTGACTTCTAAAGAGATTGTCGATATTTACAAAAAGCGATGGGAGATTGAAGTGTTTTTTAAATTTATCAAACAGAATTTGAATTTTAGTCATTTAATGTCTAGAAATACAAACGGGATTAGAGTTGTAATGTATATGACATTAATTACAGCAATACTTTTGACTGTTTATAAAAAACTAAACAATCTAAAAGGGTACAAAATACCAAAACTAAAATTTGCTAACGAGTTAGAAGTATTAATCATCAAAGATATTGTGGAAAAATGCGGTGGAAACCCAAATCAAGTTGAGGATATTTTCAAACCAAAATAGGGTTTCGAACACTTATGAATTGCATTCTGTGCCCACAACAGTAGGACACACAGTATGTTAAATAAAATAAAAGGATATAAGAACACGCTTACGGGCGTGTTTTTTTGTGGGTTGTTATGAGGAGTAAGCTTTTTTAGTTTTATGGTCACGAATTAAAGCATCTACCACAGAGTATATTTTTTCTTTTTCAGCTTGAGGTAATTTTTGAATTTCTTTGATTCTTTTTACTGCTTCATTATCTAAAACTTCTTCTTTATCTTCTTCTCCTGCTAAATAATCCAAAGAAACACCTAAAACATCAGCTATACGTTTTGCATACTCAACTGATGGTATAGCATCACCACGTTCGTATTTAGAAATTGCATCTCTAGAAATACCAG
Coding sequences:
- a CDS encoding IS4 family transposase; this translates as MQVSEVLNYIPKEELERLSLKYKVDYQVKKLNGQTMFQLLLFSMLNVKNNSLRVMEEFYHSLAFKSIANNSFDGVKYNSIRDRLVTINPCYFEAIFKSCLKQFQNKYLNKKHNIIAFDSTLVSISSKLFEEGMQINKQGDKRFVKFSMAFSNVPIHSKIFTEQAFVSEDFALKDLINECPLSPENILVFDRGLQARSAFESFNNQNFIFVTRLNNYTRFDIVEEFKIVQNETERLYIERDLKIILFDKRNKKTTSFLRLIIAREKESNEIFYFLSNSNDLTSKEIVDIYKKRWEIEVFFKFIKQNLNFSHLMSRNTNGIRVVMYMTLITAILLTVYKKLNNLKGYKIPKLKFANELEVLIIKDIVEKCGGNPNQVEDIFKPK
- a CDS encoding helix-turn-helix domain-containing protein, which translates into the protein MKFGEKITQLKKAKNLSQIALADATGISRDAISKYERGDAIPSVEYAKRIADVLGVSLDYLAGEEDKEEVLDNEAVKRIKEIQKLPQAEKEKIYSVVDALIRDHKTKKAYSS